The sequence below is a genomic window from Vibrio navarrensis.
ACGAATTTCTCGTCACAAAGCGCAAGAAAAAAACTCGCGCAAACGTTTGCTCTTTATATTCGAGCACTGGTAGAATAGCGCCGTTTTCATATCCAACTTAAAACGAGGACTTCCCCGTGAGTGGTAATAACTCTTCTCTGAGCTATAAAGATGCTGGTGTAGACATCGATGCAGGCAACGCCCTAGTCGAACGTATTAAAGGTGCGGTTAAGCGCACACGTCGTCCTGAAGTCATGGGCGGCCTTGGTGGATTCGGCGCACTGTGCGAACTGCCAACTAAATACAAGCAGCCAGTTTTGGTGTCGGGCACCGACGGTGTAGGAACCAAACTGCGTCTCGCTCTGGATATGAACAAACACGACACCATCGGCATCGACTTAGTCGCGATGTGCGTCAACGATCTGATTGTGCAAGGCGCTGAACCTCTGTTTTTCCTTGATTACTACGCGACAGGCAAGCTGGACGTAGATACCGCTGCGGCCGTGGTTTCTGGCATTGCGGATGGTTGCGTACAGGCGGGCTGCGCTCTGATCGGTGGTGAAACCGCGGAAATGCCAGGAATGTATGAAGGCGAAGACTATGATGTCGCCGGTTTCTGCGTTGGCGTGGTCGAAAAAGAAGAGATCATTGATGGCAGTAAAGTGGCGGTTGGCGATGCGTTGATCGCCGTCGGTTCAAGTGGCCCACACTCAAACGGCTATTCGCTTATCCGTAAAATTCTTGAAGTGTCTGGCGCAGACAAGAACGAAGAACTGGCAGGACGTACCATTGGCGAGCACCTGCTGGAACCCACGAAAATCTATATTAAGTCAGGTCTAAAACTGATTGCTGAACACGACATTCATGCAATTTCGCACATCACTGGTGGTGGTTTCTGGGAAAACATTCCACGCGTGCTGCCTGAAGGCACCAAAGCGGTGATTGATGGCAAGAGCTGGCAATGGCCAGTGATCTTCCAATGGCTACAAGAGAAAGGCAACGTAGACACACACGAAATGTATCGCACATTCAACTGTGGTGTTGGCCTGATTATCGCTCTCCCACAAGCGCAAGCACAAGCCGCAGTGAAACTGCTGCAAGAGGAAGGTGAAAACGCTTGGGTTATCGGCGCGATCGCGAAAGCGGAAAGCGGCGAAGAGCAGGTTGAGATTCACTGAT
It includes:
- the purM gene encoding phosphoribosylformylglycinamidine cyclo-ligase — its product is MSGNNSSLSYKDAGVDIDAGNALVERIKGAVKRTRRPEVMGGLGGFGALCELPTKYKQPVLVSGTDGVGTKLRLALDMNKHDTIGIDLVAMCVNDLIVQGAEPLFFLDYYATGKLDVDTAAAVVSGIADGCVQAGCALIGGETAEMPGMYEGEDYDVAGFCVGVVEKEEIIDGSKVAVGDALIAVGSSGPHSNGYSLIRKILEVSGADKNEELAGRTIGEHLLEPTKIYIKSGLKLIAEHDIHAISHITGGGFWENIPRVLPEGTKAVIDGKSWQWPVIFQWLQEKGNVDTHEMYRTFNCGVGLIIALPQAQAQAAVKLLQEEGENAWVIGAIAKAESGEEQVEIH